One Sporomusaceae bacterium FL31 DNA window includes the following coding sequences:
- a CDS encoding (Fe-S)-binding protein — MTKVAVVQANSYETQIVEQAITELLAHIGGMSAYIQPGERVLVKPNMLEGVDKGLSVTTHPEVVRAVIRLVKSCGATVVVGDSPGLGNTLKVAEKCGILAVCREEDVAVIPFEEPTELLLPDGVILKKLMVAKVFREVDKVISLAKMKTHSFMGVTGAVKNLFGFFVGPDKAQFHLRMKRRADFAQMLVDLYGGIKPVLSIVDGIVGMEGAGPRNGQPVQSGLLLAGTCGFAVDLVMAEIMGFKAEQMPVAQAALLAKLSPSLQELELVGSASHLRYHFKEPRNFESLEGRLPGWLVDFSQNQFTAKPKVDEHCIACGTCAAHCPPKAIKMLDGKAVIDYRECIRCYCCQELCPANAVSLVDGTLLKLTKRFRKH; from the coding sequence ATGACAAAAGTAGCAGTTGTACAAGCCAATTCATACGAAACCCAAATCGTCGAGCAAGCCATAACAGAATTACTCGCCCATATAGGCGGCATGTCCGCATATATACAGCCTGGCGAGCGAGTATTAGTAAAGCCGAACATGCTCGAAGGGGTGGACAAAGGTCTTTCAGTAACCACCCATCCGGAAGTGGTGCGGGCTGTGATCCGGCTGGTGAAGAGTTGTGGGGCTACGGTTGTAGTTGGTGATTCGCCGGGGTTGGGGAATACGTTGAAGGTGGCTGAGAAATGCGGGATTTTAGCGGTCTGCCGTGAAGAAGATGTAGCGGTCATTCCTTTTGAGGAACCTACCGAATTGTTATTGCCTGATGGGGTAATCTTGAAGAAGCTTATGGTGGCCAAGGTATTTCGGGAAGTGGATAAGGTCATTTCGTTGGCGAAGATGAAAACTCATTCCTTTATGGGGGTAACCGGGGCGGTTAAAAATTTATTTGGTTTTTTTGTTGGCCCTGATAAAGCTCAGTTTCATTTGCGGATGAAACGCAGAGCTGATTTTGCTCAGATGCTGGTAGATTTATATGGCGGGATCAAGCCGGTTTTATCGATTGTGGATGGCATTGTTGGCATGGAGGGCGCTGGCCCACGCAATGGACAGCCTGTTCAGAGTGGACTGCTGCTGGCAGGGACTTGTGGTTTTGCTGTTGATTTAGTCATGGCAGAAATTATGGGCTTTAAGGCTGAACAGATGCCTGTTGCGCAAGCGGCCTTGCTGGCCAAGTTGTCTCCTTCGCTCCAGGAGCTTGAGTTGGTGGGCAGCGCCAGCCACCTGCGCTATCATTTTAAAGAACCGCGTAATTTCGAAAGTCTGGAAGGCCGCCTGCCGGGCTGGTTGGTTGATTTTAGCCAAAATCAGTTTACGGCTAAGCCTAAGGTGGACGAGCACTGTATCGCCTGCGGTACCTGCGCTGCACATTGTCCGCCAAAAGCCATAAAAATGCTTGATGGTAAAGCGGTTATTGATTACCGGGAATGTATTCGCTGTTATTGCTGTCAGGAGCTTTGTCCGGCTAATGCGGTCAGTTTGGTGGATGGGACATTACTTAAATTGACGAAGCGGTTTCGTAAGCATTAA
- a CDS encoding radical SAM protein, translated as MKRVVNFIRRKSLIYKTNVEYGDYTINHIQGCSHGCMYPCYAYLLAKRFGKVKSYEEWMKPLIVENTLELLDKEIPKFKDKITSLHLCFTTDPFMYGYADIETLTLKVIHKANGAGIKCSVLTKGRLPIELAKLSKENEYGITLVSLDEDYRQRIEHGAAPYIERLAGLRELHDAGCKTWVSIEPYPTPNIIKQDINGILEAVSFTDKIIFGRTNYSKDITAYKLHKEFYNEQAEIVTKFCQRANIEYHIKNGTITL; from the coding sequence ATGAAAAGGGTAGTGAATTTTATTCGCAGAAAATCGCTCATCTACAAAACGAATGTTGAATATGGCGATTACACAATAAACCATATTCAAGGGTGCTCACACGGATGTATGTATCCTTGCTATGCATATTTATTGGCTAAACGCTTTGGCAAAGTAAAGTCATATGAAGAGTGGATGAAGCCTTTAATTGTCGAAAACACACTTGAACTTTTAGATAAAGAAATTCCGAAATTTAAAGATAAAATAACCTCATTGCATCTTTGTTTTACCACTGATCCATTTATGTATGGATATGCTGATATAGAAACATTAACGCTTAAGGTCATACACAAGGCAAATGGTGCTGGAATAAAGTGTTCAGTACTTACTAAGGGTAGGCTTCCCATTGAGCTTGCGAAGTTATCAAAAGAAAACGAATATGGGATAACGCTTGTTTCTCTTGATGAAGACTACAGGCAACGGATTGAACATGGAGCTGCTCCTTATATTGAACGTTTAGCAGGACTTCGTGAGTTACATGATGCTGGATGCAAAACGTGGGTAAGTATTGAACCATATCCAACTCCAAATATAATTAAACAAGATATTAATGGAATACTTGAAGCAGTTAGTTTTACGGATAAGATTATTTTTGGTAGAACAAATTATAGCAAAGATATCACAGCATATAAACTTCACAAAGAGTTTTATAATGAGCAAGCAGAAATAGTGACTAAATTTTGCCAAAGGGCAAATATAGAATATCACATAAAAAATGGAACAATAACGTTGTGA
- a CDS encoding deoxyguanosinetriphosphate triphosphohydrolase, which yields MSNFFEFEEWQVEVLVKQREMRNKGLSDFATKDSDYITKYSRKASEDYCKSAFTIDVDRILHNIFYNRYADKTQVFSFYKNDDITRRSLHVQLVSRIARTIGQSLNLNLDLIEAIAIGHDMGHTPFGHVGETYLSEKYNANTKRFFNHNVHSVRVLQTITNSNLTLQTLDGILCHNGEKAFSHYQPIPPYDFDEFDKKVEACYTNKDEIAKLTPCTLEGCVVRISDMIAYVGKDRQDAARTRKYSKDRFKHNAALGTSNSEIVKNMIINVVKNSLGQNFLKIDDEVYYDFCKLKEENNRLIYRDPEIDYAYDNKIKPMMSRVYDKLLDDVYSKKYQSPIFKHHINYSILYNYYRHRERGYVQIEPNDIVVDYIASMTDDYFVDLYAFLFPESQLSIEYKTYFEDYNGVM from the coding sequence ATGAGTAACTTCTTTGAATTTGAAGAGTGGCAAGTTGAAGTACTAGTGAAACAAAGAGAAATGCGGAATAAAGGTTTATCCGATTTCGCAACGAAAGATTCGGACTATATAACAAAATACTCGCGTAAGGCCTCTGAAGATTATTGTAAATCAGCTTTTACTATTGACGTTGATAGAATATTACACAATATATTTTACAATCGGTATGCAGATAAGACTCAAGTTTTTTCTTTTTATAAAAATGATGATATTACGCGGAGAAGTTTACATGTACAACTGGTTTCCAGAATTGCTAGGACAATTGGACAATCATTAAATTTAAATTTAGATTTAATTGAGGCAATTGCTATAGGACATGATATGGGGCATACTCCATTTGGACATGTTGGGGAAACATACCTAAGTGAAAAGTATAATGCGAATACAAAACGTTTTTTTAATCATAATGTACATAGTGTTCGAGTGCTACAAACTATAACTAATAGCAATCTGACACTGCAAACTTTAGATGGAATACTTTGTCATAATGGTGAAAAAGCTTTTTCACATTACCAGCCAATACCACCTTATGATTTTGACGAGTTTGATAAAAAGGTGGAAGCTTGTTATACAAATAAAGATGAAATTGCTAAATTAACGCCATGTACTCTTGAAGGCTGTGTAGTGAGGATTAGCGATATGATCGCCTATGTTGGCAAGGATAGGCAAGATGCAGCTCGAACTAGAAAATACTCTAAAGATAGGTTTAAGCATAATGCAGCATTAGGAACAAGTAATAGCGAAATTGTAAAAAATATGATTATAAATGTTGTAAAAAATAGTTTAGGACAAAATTTTCTCAAAATTGATGATGAAGTTTACTATGACTTTTGTAAGCTAAAGGAAGAAAATAATAGGCTAATATATCGCGATCCAGAAATCGACTATGCATACGATAATAAAATAAAACCAATGATGTCAAGAGTTTATGATAAACTATTGGATGATGTATATTCAAAAAAATATCAATCACCAATATTTAAACATCATATTAATTATTCGATTCTTTACAACTATTATAGGCATAGGGAACGTGGCTATGTGCAAATTGAGCCTAATGATATTGTTGTGGATTATATTGCAAGTATGACAGATGATTATTTTGTTGACTTGTATGCATTTTTATTTCCTGAGAGTCAACTAAGTATAGAATATAAAACATATTTTGAAGATTATAACGGTGTTATGTAA